Proteins encoded together in one Tripterygium wilfordii isolate XIE 37 chromosome 14, ASM1340144v1, whole genome shotgun sequence window:
- the LOC120015557 gene encoding uncharacterized protein LOC120015557 — translation MDRDRPLSAELKKRDPENEKVIEWEDYEQEVARLWSLSSALREAKEKKRCLKEKLEALIQVKAESLGRINTLDEMHARVEAKRSLMEKMLMHTKIAATDAKRNEERLSMEVGSLLVACTALSAANKQLQVCLMNF, via the exons ATGGATCGAGACCGCCCTTTGTCTGCAGAGCTGAAGAAGAGGGATCCGGAAAATGAAAAGGTGATCGAATGGGAAGATTACGAACAAGAAGTTGCAAGACTCTGGAGCCTCTCTTCTGCGCTCAGAGAAGCTAAGGAAAAGAAGCGGTGTCTCAAGGAAAAGCTTGAGGCACTCATTCAG GTGAAAGCTGAGTCATTGGGTAGAATAAATACTCTTGACGAGATGCATGCAAGAGTCGAGGCTAAAAGATCTCTTATGGAGAAAATGTTGATGCATACCAAGATTGCGGCAACTGATGCTAAAAGGAATGAGGAAAGGCTTAGCATGGAAGTTGGATCATTATTGGTTGCTTGTACAGCACTTTCTGCAGCTAACAAGCAATTACAGGTGTGTTTAATGAATTTTTAA
- the LOC120014184 gene encoding uncharacterized protein LOC120014184 — MASAASSLFLMQLFRLLHPFYKYTKTEDQRCYGNVHEGFFWVVSFSFSFPFDWVCLQLSSVIGVEQRRCYQNCASLSIRVGRRGRCTLLYLLELEPKSDPEFGILFSRLDCHRRASVSCIFLEDF; from the exons ATGGCGTCTGCTGCATCCTCTTTATTTCTTATGCAATTGTTTCGTCTACTTCATCCCTTCTATAAATATACTAAAACGGAGGATCAGAGATGTTATGGGAATGTCCACGAAGGCTTCTTCTGGGtggtttctttctctttttccttccctttcgaTTGG GTCTGTCTTCAACTTTCTTCTGTTATCGGTGTTGAACAAAGAAGATGCTATCAAAATTGTGCAAGTCTAAGTATAAGAGTAGGAAGGAGAGGACGATGCACACTTCTCTATCTTCTTGAACTAGAGCCCAAATCAGACCCAGAGTTCGGAATCCTGTTTTCTCGACTTGACTGTCATCGTAGAGCTTCTGTGTCCTGTATTTTCCTTGAAG ATTTCTGA